From Nicotiana tabacum cultivar K326 chromosome 15, ASM71507v2, whole genome shotgun sequence, the proteins below share one genomic window:
- the LOC107771664 gene encoding pentatricopeptide repeat-containing protein At5g27110-like, producing MFNHARISRIASSHLLLTTIKSLQTLTTQSSPKFSFSILQSQQCTQQKNPQDFLSLCSTTKSLFQTQQAHAISITHGLLPISISISAALILRYAAFSSDPRIIWTLFDQSLPFSRSAFLYNTLIRAQVIMGVADYSGFEIYNGMLRSGVKPDDHTFPFVIKLCSDFMEVKKGLEVHGLVVKSGFDYDVFVNNTLILFYGNFGDLVGARKVFEEMPERDLISWNSIIRVFSDNGCYFEAIGMFRKMGLWSEFKPNEVSVMSVLPVCAVLEDGMVVSEIHCYVIKVGLDCQVTVGNAFVDAYGKCLNVESSRRVFDEMVERNEVSWNTMIGTFAHNVFNNHALESFRFMINEGWKVNSTTVSSLLPVLVELGEFSRGREVHGFCLRTGLECDVFVANALIDMYAKSGRSAQASAIFHKMGIRNVVSWNTMVANFAQNKLELEAIGLFAEMQSCGETPTSVTLTNVLPACARIGCLRSGKEIHASSVRNGSVTDLFVSNAITDMYAKCGCLNLAQNVFDMSLRDEVSYNILIVGYSQTSYCSKSLVLFSEMVTTGLKHDTVSFVGVLSACATISAIKQGKEIHSFAVRRLFHEHLFVSNSLLDFYTKCGRIDLSQKIFDRIENRDVASWNTMILGYGMLGDLHTAVDMFEAMREDGVEHDSVSYIAVLSACSHGGLVDRGKKYFNDMLAHNIEPSQMHYACMVDLLGRSGLMEEAINLITGLPYKPDANIWAALLGACRLHGNVDLGSWAAEHLLELQPEHPGYYALLSNMYAEAGRWGEADRIRELMKLRGVKKNPGCSWVQIQDKVHAFIVGQRLERLDPCLSLESVG from the coding sequence ATGTTCAACCATGCTCGCATTTCTCGTATAGCTTCTTCCCATCTTCTTCTCACCACAATAAAATCTCTACAAACTCTCACTACTCAATCATCACCCAAATTTTCATTCTCCATTTTACAATCACAACAATGCACTCAACAAAAAAACCCACAAGATTTTCTCTCCTTATGTTCCACTACAAAATCTCTCTTTCAAACCCAACAAGCCCACGCCATATCCATTACTCATGGCCTTCTCCCTATCAGCATTTCAATCTCCGCCGCACTCATTCTCCGTTATGCCGCCTTTTCATCAGACCCAAGAATCATATGGACACTGTTCGATCAAAGTCTTCCTTTTTCGCGTTCTGCGTTTCTTTATAATACGCTTATTCGAGCTCAAGTGATTATGGGTGTAGCGGATTATAGTGGGTTTGAGATTTATAATGGGATGTTGAGAAGTGGCGTAAAGCCGGATGATCATACTTTTCCTTTTGTGATTAAGCTTTGTTCGGATTTTATGGAGGTTAAAAAAGGGTTGGAAGTTCATGGATTGGTGGTGAAATCTGGTTTTGATTATGATGTGTTTGTGAATAATACGCTGATATTGTTTTATGGGAATTTTGGTGATTTGGTGGGTGCGCGAAAAGTGTTTGAAGAAATGCCTGAAAGGGATTTGATTTCGTGGAACAGTATTATTCGGGTGTTTTCGGAtaatgggtgttattttgaaGCTATTGGGATGTTTAGAAAGATGGGTTTGTGGTCCGAGTTTAAGCCGAATGAGGTAAGCGTTATGAGTGTATTGCCTGTTTGTGCAGTGTTGGAAGATGGGATGGTTGTTAGTGAGATTCATTGTTATGTGATTAAAGTAGGTTTAGATTGTCAAGTGACTGTTGGGAATGCGTTTGTTGATGCATATGGGAAGTGCTTAAATGTTGAGTCGTCAAGACGAGTTTTTGATGAGATGGTTGAAAGGAATGAGGTTTCTTGGAATACAATGATTGGTACTTTTGCTCATAATGTGTTTAATAACCATGCATTGGAAAGTTTCAGGTTTATGATTAATGAAGGTTGGAAAGTAAATTCGACTACAGTTTCAAGTTTGCTACCTGTCTTGGTTGAACTTGGCGAATTTAGTAGGGGAAGAGAAGTTCATGGCTTTTGTCTAAGGACAGGTTTAGAGTGTGATGTCTTTGTTGCGAATGCCTTGATTGATATGTATGCAAAATCGGGGCGTTCAGCTCAAGCATCTGCCATTTTCCACAAAATGGGTATTAGAAATGTTGTGTCGTGGAATACAATGGTAGCAAATTTTGCTCAAAATAAGCTTGAGTTAGAGGCTATAGGACTTTTCGCGGAAATGCAATCTTGTGGTGAAACTCCAACATCTGTCACGCTGACAAATGTTCTTCCTGCATGTGCACGAATTGGTTGTCTTCGTTCAGGAAAGGAGATACATGCCAGTTCAGTAAGAAACGGGTCTGTCACTGATCTCTTCGTCTCAAATGCTATAACCGATATGTATGCAAAATGTGGTTGCCTTAATCTGGCCCAAAATGTGTTTGACATGTCTCTTAGAGATGAGGTATCTTACAATATACTCATTGTTGGTTATTCACAGACAAGTTATTGCTCCAAGTCTCTTGTACTGTTCTCTGAAATGGTGACGACAGGGTTGAAGCATGACACTGTTTCCTTTGTTGGAGTTCTCTCAGCATGTGCAACTATTTCCGCGATTAAACAAGGAAAGGAAATTCATTCATTTGCAGTGAGAAGATTGTTTCATGAACATCTCTTCGTTTCAAATtctcttttggatttttatacCAAATGTGGACGGATTGATCTTTCCCAGAAGATATTTGACAGGATTGAGAACAGGGATGTAGCATCATGGAATACTATGATTTTAGGGTATGGGATGCTTGGCGATTTACATACTGCAGTTGATATGTTTGAAGCCATGCGAGAGGATGGTGTTGAACACGATTCAGTCTCCTATATTGCAGTTCTATCAGCATGTAGTCACGGAGGACTAGTTGATAGGGGGAAGAAATACTTTAATGACATGCTTGCTCATAACATTGAACCATCACAGATGCACTATGCTTGCATGGTTGATCTTCTTGGTCGTTCAGGGCTTATGGAGGAGGCCATTAACCTTATTACTGGTCTACCATATAAACCAGATGCCAATATTTGGGCTGCGCTCCTTGGAGCATGCCGACTTCACGGAAATGTGGACTTGGGTTCTTGGGCAGCTGAGCACTTACTTGAGCTGCAGCCAGAGCATCCTGGGTACTATGCTCTGCTCTCAAATATGTATGCTGAAGCAGGCCGGTGGGGTGAAGCTGATAGGATCAGAGAATTGATGAAGTTGAGGGGTGTGAAGAAAAACCCTGGATGCAGTTGGGTTCAAATTCAAGACAAAGTGCATGCTTTTATTGTTGGACAAAGACTGGAAAGACTGGATCCGTGTTTGTCGCTTGAAAGCGTTGGTTGA